A genomic region of Plasmodium cynomolgi strain B DNA, chromosome 5, whole genome shotgun sequence contains the following coding sequences:
- a CDS encoding early transcribed membrane protein (ETRAMP;~putative): MRISCIFLLINILVIINLLAPCMCSENVVKKKVLDAFNAINEKLNNSDKKKKNAILAGSAATAVALISTLIGGAYLLKPKHKNELDDPETVAFVVNLLLDTADGGVVQSQKGYIMGKNITKTFPSEKELQEYIEKNMKDSDSDKGSSEKKNLLNSIVHINVNIKQPPGDTQS; encoded by the coding sequence ATGAGAATTTcctgcatatttttactcatAAACATTCTCGTCATAATTAACTTATTGGCACCATGTATGTGCTCAGAGAATGTGGTTAAGAAGAAAGTCCTAGATGCGTTCAACGCAATCaacgaaaaattgaataactctgataaaaaaaagaagaacgcAATACTGGCAGGCTCTGCAGCCACAGCAGTTGCCCTCATATCGACTTTAATTGGAGGTGCATACTTGCTTAAACCCAAACATAAAAACGAATTGGATGATCCCGAAACGGTTGCATTCGTTGTCAACCTTTTACTTGATACCGCAGATGGTGGAGTTGTTCAATCACAGAAGGGGTACATCATGGGAAAAAACATTACTAAAACATTTCCAAGTGAGAAGGAATTACAAGAATATATAGAGAAGAACATGAAGGACAGTGATTCGGACAAGGGCAGTTCCGAGAAGAAGAATCTTCTGAACTCGATTGTGCACATCAACGTAAATATTAAGCAACCACCTGGTGATACTCAATCATAA